In the Staphylococcus condimenti genome, one interval contains:
- a CDS encoding PaaI family thioesterase encodes MTNLLETLEMEILEVREGYTKVKMPVSDKVKQPFGYLHGGATMALGETACSVGAAHMVDTKKIIPVGLEMNTNHIRSAIEGNVFAIAELIHGGRTTQVWNINIIDDNDKLISVMRGTMMLKQRH; translated from the coding sequence TTGACTAATTTACTAGAAACACTAGAAATGGAAATTTTAGAAGTCAGAGAAGGGTATACAAAGGTGAAAATGCCTGTTTCAGACAAAGTAAAGCAACCCTTTGGATACTTACATGGTGGTGCTACGATGGCGTTAGGAGAGACGGCTTGTTCTGTTGGTGCTGCGCATATGGTAGATACTAAAAAAATTATACCTGTGGGATTAGAAATGAATACGAATCACATTCGTTCTGCTATTGAAGGAAATGTATTTGCTATTGCTGAACTGATTCATGGTGGAAGAACAACACAAGTCTGGAATATTAATATTATAGATGATAATGACAAGTTAATTAGTGTGATGCGCGGTACGATGATGTTGAAGCAGCGTCATTGA
- a CDS encoding M17 family metallopeptidase — translation MPIQITFDEQDELASEVLIVALPDHLNQLPTLTFQGHNLTELLDTYKQQHIISSEVGKVSSTRFNENGLDVRLITVGLGNLKKLSRVRTMKVFGKLLQRLKNDHITSADVLLQSFASKAIEKTEIAELFSLQAKKALYHFNNYKTDKRVPYHLNLKIHGAEADEVTAIKDGEIIGEGIKLARDFSNMPPNILTPEYFADMISAHFEETSVEVEVKDAETLQAEGFGLIHAVGKGSEFGPRLITLTYQGADDDSAPIALVGKGITYDSGGYSIKSKLGMQEMKFDMCGSANVLGMIEAAHRLALPINIVGVIASAENMINGEAMKPDDVFTALNGETVEVLNTDAEGRLVLGDAVFHASQYQPSVILDFATLTGAAVAALGEDKAAVFKNNNEAPLEEIIKIAGENGEWTFELPVTETEKQLIKKSEVADLVNHTNGMGKALFAAAFVMHFSGNIPQLHFDIAGPATTNRSNYNGPKGPTGYLIQSVVDWLRRETK, via the coding sequence ATGCCTATACAAATTACATTTGACGAACAAGATGAATTGGCAAGTGAGGTATTGATTGTAGCTTTACCTGACCATTTAAACCAATTACCAACATTAACTTTTCAAGGCCATAATCTGACGGAATTGTTAGATACATACAAGCAGCAACATATCATAAGCAGTGAGGTTGGAAAAGTCAGCTCTACCCGTTTTAATGAAAACGGTCTAGATGTCCGACTGATTACTGTAGGATTAGGCAATCTAAAAAAATTAAGTCGAGTAAGAACGATGAAAGTATTTGGAAAGTTATTGCAAAGACTGAAAAATGATCATATTACTTCTGCGGATGTGCTATTACAATCATTTGCATCAAAAGCAATTGAAAAAACAGAAATAGCAGAATTGTTCAGTTTACAAGCTAAAAAAGCACTTTATCACTTCAATAATTATAAAACTGATAAGAGAGTTCCATACCATTTGAATTTGAAAATTCATGGAGCAGAGGCAGATGAAGTGACAGCAATTAAAGATGGCGAAATTATTGGTGAAGGAATCAAGTTAGCGAGAGATTTCAGTAATATGCCTCCTAATATTTTAACGCCAGAATATTTCGCTGATATGATTAGTGCGCATTTTGAAGAAACATCAGTTGAAGTTGAGGTTAAAGATGCTGAAACTTTGCAAGCAGAAGGTTTTGGATTAATTCATGCAGTAGGTAAAGGTTCAGAATTCGGTCCAAGACTCATAACTTTAACTTATCAAGGAGCAGATGATGACTCAGCTCCTATTGCATTAGTAGGAAAAGGTATCACTTATGATTCAGGCGGTTATTCTATAAAATCAAAATTAGGTATGCAAGAGATGAAATTTGATATGTGTGGTTCAGCCAATGTGCTAGGAATGATTGAAGCTGCGCATCGTTTAGCATTACCTATAAATATTGTGGGTGTAATTGCATCTGCTGAGAATATGATAAATGGTGAAGCGATGAAACCTGATGATGTTTTTACAGCATTAAATGGAGAGACAGTAGAAGTTTTAAATACTGATGCAGAAGGACGTTTAGTACTTGGCGACGCAGTTTTTCATGCATCACAATATCAGCCGAGCGTTATTTTAGATTTTGCGACATTAACGGGTGCAGCTGTTGCGGCATTAGGTGAAGACAAAGCTGCTGTATTTAAAAATAATAACGAGGCTCCTTTAGAAGAAATTATTAAAATTGCAGGAGAAAACGGAGAATGGACATTTGAGCTTCCTGTAACTGAAACAGAAAAACAATTGATTAAGAAAAGTGAAGTAGCTGATTTAGTGAACCATACAAATGGCATGGGCAAAGCGCTTTTTGCTGCAGCTTTTGTTATGCATTTCAGCGGCAACATCCCACAGTTGCATTTTGATATAGCAGGTCCAGCTACAACAAACCGCAGCAATTACAATGGACCAAAAGGTCCAACAGGATATTTAATACAAAGTGTTGTAGATTGGTTGAGAAGAGAAACTAAATAA
- a CDS encoding NAD(P)/FAD-dependent oxidoreductase — MAETKKVIVLGAGYAGLQTVTKLQKILPADEAEITLIDKDDYHYESVLLHEASAGTVNYEDIIYPIESVINQERVKFLKGEVVKVDPNAKVVETNNGRFNYDILVVGLGFVSETFGIKGMLDHAFQIENIHTARKLSRHIEDKFANYASSKEKDPKDLAFLVGGAGFTGIEFLGELTARVDELSNKYGVDRDKVKITCVEAAPTMLPMFDDELVNYAVNYLEERGVEFKIGTPIVGANEKGFLVKVGDEEQQLEANTSVWTAGVRGSKIMDNSFEGVKRGRLVVNQDLTAPGFNETFVIGDVSAYIPEGEERPLPTTAQIAMQQGESVAKNIKNILNGQPKEPFNYVNRGTVCSLGAHDGVGIVYGRNIVGKKAAFMKKVIDTRSIFKIGGIGLAFKKGKF; from the coding sequence ATGGCTGAAACAAAAAAAGTTATTGTTTTAGGGGCAGGTTATGCAGGCTTGCAAACTGTTACAAAATTACAAAAGATTTTACCGGCTGATGAAGCTGAAATCACTTTAATCGATAAAGATGATTATCACTATGAATCAGTGTTATTGCATGAAGCTTCAGCAGGTACTGTGAATTATGAAGATATTATCTATCCAATCGAAAGCGTTATTAATCAAGAACGCGTAAAATTCCTTAAAGGTGAAGTTGTAAAAGTTGATCCAAATGCTAAAGTTGTTGAAACTAACAATGGTCGCTTCAACTACGATATTTTAGTTGTAGGTTTAGGTTTCGTTAGTGAAACATTTGGTATTAAAGGTATGTTAGATCACGCATTCCAAATTGAAAATATCCATACAGCACGTAAATTATCTCGTCATATCGAAGATAAATTTGCGAACTATGCATCTTCTAAAGAAAAAGATCCTAAAGATCTTGCATTCTTAGTAGGTGGAGCTGGATTCACTGGAATTGAATTCTTAGGTGAATTAACAGCACGTGTTGATGAATTATCAAATAAATACGGCGTAGACCGTGACAAAGTTAAAATCACTTGTGTAGAAGCAGCGCCAACAATGTTACCAATGTTCGACGATGAATTAGTAAATTACGCAGTAAATTACTTAGAAGAACGCGGTGTTGAATTCAAAATCGGTACACCAATCGTCGGAGCTAATGAAAAAGGTTTCTTAGTTAAAGTTGGTGACGAAGAACAACAATTAGAAGCTAACACTTCTGTTTGGACTGCAGGTGTTCGCGGAAGCAAAATCATGGACAACTCATTTGAAGGCGTTAAACGTGGCCGTTTAGTTGTAAACCAAGACTTAACTGCTCCTGGTTTCAATGAAACATTCGTTATCGGTGATGTATCAGCATACATTCCTGAAGGCGAAGAACGTCCATTACCAACGACTGCACAGATTGCTATGCAACAAGGTGAAAGTGTTGCTAAAAACATTAAAAACATCTTAAATGGTCAACCTAAAGAACCATTCAATTATGTTAACCGCGGAACTGTATGTTCATTAGGTGCACATGATGGTGTTGGTATTGTTTATGGCAGAAATATTGTTGGTAAAAAAGCAGCCTTCATGAAAAAAGTTATCGATACACGTTCTATCTTCAAAATCGGCGGTATCGGCTTAGCATTTAAAAAAGGTAAATTTTAA
- a CDS encoding NAD(P)-binding domain-containing protein — MSWTIIGGGIHAVTIAIKLRAAGLPADKLTIIDPHDSLCEQFDDFSCRIGMPFLRSPHVHHVHPDPFHLKQFAKTNQYTGATYGKYQRPQRDMFMDHTHKMLHEFDLNQRHIKDFAVNVDKEDGKWKVEMQNHNPVFSDKLVLAIGSNNIPHIPEMYQAHEDVHHIFEDIEIPYETSSHVVGSGITAAHLTLKLIEKSQSSKVHLWMNKSIEVYDFDADPGWLGPKNMTQYREIDSSKERLKVIAQERHKGSMPKELYLRLKKHMQEGDLEIHVNEIQTIQKHKIITEHDEYQYDHILLATGFKNNIMQMPVIKNFVENINAPLTETKHPSLTENLEWVPGVFVSGALADIELGPFARSFAGGRESASRIAKIFNGEEEKVS; from the coding sequence ATGTCTTGGACAATTATCGGCGGCGGCATTCACGCCGTTACCATAGCTATTAAATTACGCGCTGCAGGTCTTCCTGCTGATAAACTGACAATTATAGACCCTCACGATTCCTTATGTGAACAATTTGATGATTTCTCTTGTCGTATCGGTATGCCATTTTTACGCTCGCCGCATGTACATCACGTACACCCTGACCCATTCCATTTAAAACAATTCGCAAAAACAAATCAATATACCGGTGCCACGTATGGTAAATATCAACGACCGCAACGTGATATGTTTATGGATCATACTCACAAAATGCTGCATGAATTTGATTTAAACCAACGCCATATTAAAGATTTTGCTGTTAATGTTGATAAAGAAGATGGCAAGTGGAAAGTTGAAATGCAAAACCATAATCCTGTTTTCAGTGATAAGTTAGTTTTGGCTATTGGAAGCAATAATATTCCTCATATTCCAGAAATGTATCAAGCACATGAGGATGTTCATCACATTTTTGAAGATATAGAAATTCCGTATGAAACATCTTCACATGTGGTTGGAAGCGGTATTACTGCAGCTCATCTGACACTAAAGCTTATTGAAAAATCTCAGTCTTCCAAAGTACATCTATGGATGAATAAATCGATAGAAGTTTATGATTTCGATGCCGACCCAGGCTGGTTAGGTCCTAAAAATATGACACAATATAGAGAAATCGATTCGTCTAAAGAACGATTAAAAGTAATTGCACAAGAACGTCATAAAGGTTCAATGCCGAAAGAACTCTATTTACGCTTGAAAAAACACATGCAAGAAGGCGACTTAGAAATTCACGTGAATGAAATTCAAACTATACAAAAACATAAAATCATCACTGAACACGATGAATATCAGTATGACCATATATTACTTGCAACAGGCTTCAAGAATAACATTATGCAAATGCCTGTAATTAAGAATTTTGTAGAAAATATCAACGCACCTCTTACAGAAACAAAACACCCTTCTCTTACTGAAAACTTAGAGTGGGTACCAGGCGTCTTCGTATCGGGAGCATTAGCTGATATTGAACTTGGTCCTTTTGCGAGAAGTTTTGCAGGCGGTAGAGAATCAGCAAGCCGTATTGCTAAAATATTTAATGGTGAAGAAGAAAAAGTTTCCTAG
- a CDS encoding Na(+)/H(+) antiporter subunit F1, whose protein sequence is MSAFNIVIIIALIIVALSILGMLVRVILGPSLADRVVALDAIGIQLMAIVALFSIFLDTKYMIVTILLIGIIAFLGTAVFAKYMQEGKVIEHDRHDND, encoded by the coding sequence ATGTCTGCATTTAATATTGTTATTATTATTGCATTGATTATTGTTGCATTATCAATACTAGGAATGCTTGTCCGAGTTATTCTCGGGCCTTCTCTCGCAGACCGTGTCGTAGCACTTGATGCAATCGGTATTCAGTTAATGGCGATCGTTGCATTATTCAGTATTTTCTTAGATACCAAATATATGATTGTAACGATTCTTTTAATTGGTATTATCGCCTTTTTAGGAACAGCAGTATTCGCAAAATATATGCAGGAAGGCAAGGTGATTGAACATGATCGACACGATAATGATTAG
- a CDS encoding Na+/H+ antiporter family protein gives MLNAVVIAVVLMIILCLCRLNVVLSLFVSGLVGGVVAGMPVEKVIKVFTDNIVDGAEVALSYALLGGFAALISYSGITDYLVGKVINMIHAENNKVSRSSIKVILIVSLLLLSMSSQNLIPVHIAFIPIVIPPLLSLFNELNIDRRQIALVIGFGLCFPYFLMPFGFGQIFHQIIQTGFAKAHHPIEFDMIWKALLIPSIGYIVGLVLGLIVYRKPRHYRDEEEQNNKAPKELQPYVLGVTIVAILLTFIVQLITESMIFGALAGVMVFFISRAYKWFVLDKEFTEGIKIMAYIGVVILTANGFAGVMNATGDVKSLVTGIASVTGDHKLIAIILMYIIGLIVTLGIGSSFATIPIIAALFIPLGEQLGMSTMALIALIGTAAALGDSGSPASDSTLGPTAGLDVDGQHDHIRDTCIPNFLFYNIPLIIFGTIAAMIL, from the coding sequence ATGTTAAATGCAGTTGTAATAGCAGTAGTGTTAATGATTATATTATGTTTATGCAGACTGAATGTTGTTTTAAGTCTGTTTGTCAGCGGTTTAGTTGGCGGCGTTGTGGCAGGTATGCCAGTAGAAAAAGTAATAAAAGTTTTTACTGATAATATTGTTGATGGCGCAGAAGTGGCTTTAAGTTATGCCTTGTTAGGAGGATTTGCTGCACTTATTTCTTATAGTGGCATTACAGATTACTTAGTAGGCAAGGTAATCAATATGATCCATGCGGAAAATAACAAAGTATCTCGTTCCTCAATTAAAGTGATTTTAATTGTGTCATTACTTTTATTAAGTATGAGCAGTCAAAACTTAATTCCTGTACATATTGCATTTATTCCAATCGTTATACCTCCGTTACTAAGTTTGTTTAATGAATTAAATATAGATAGACGACAAATCGCGTTAGTAATCGGATTTGGATTATGTTTCCCGTATTTTTTAATGCCTTTTGGATTTGGACAAATTTTCCACCAAATTATTCAAACAGGGTTTGCGAAAGCACACCATCCGATTGAGTTCGATATGATTTGGAAAGCTTTATTGATACCTTCAATAGGATATATTGTAGGTTTGGTTTTAGGTTTAATTGTGTATAGAAAACCGCGTCACTATCGTGATGAAGAAGAACAAAATAATAAAGCACCTAAAGAGTTGCAACCTTATGTATTAGGAGTAACAATTGTAGCGATTTTACTAACATTTATCGTTCAATTAATCACTGAATCTATGATTTTTGGGGCGCTTGCAGGAGTGATGGTTTTCTTTATTTCTAGAGCATATAAATGGTTTGTTTTGGATAAAGAATTCACAGAAGGTATTAAAATCATGGCGTATATTGGTGTAGTAATTTTAACTGCCAACGGCTTTGCTGGGGTAATGAACGCGACTGGTGATGTGAAGTCATTAGTGACAGGAATTGCTTCTGTAACAGGTGATCATAAACTGATTGCGATTATTTTGATGTATATTATAGGATTAATTGTTACATTAGGCATAGGTTCATCCTTTGCGACAATTCCTATCATTGCAGCGTTGTTTATCCCGTTAGGAGAGCAATTAGGCATGAGTACAATGGCATTAATTGCTTTAATAGGAACAGCTGCTGCGTTAGGTGACTCTGGCTCCCCAGCCAGCGACTCTACGTTAGGTCCGACTGCCGGTTTAGATGTAGATGGTCAGCATGATCATATTCGTGATACGTGTATTCCAAACTTCTTGTTCTACAATATACCATTAATAATCTTTGGCACAATTGCAGCTATGATATTATAA
- a CDS encoding HesB/IscA family protein codes for MPTVILTEAAAYEVKSMLESNDMPDGYLKIKVNGGGCTGLTYGMTAEEEPGENDEVIEYYGLKVLVDNYDKPVLEGTTIDFKQSLMGGGFQIDNPNAIASCGCGSSFRTAKVAGNPEDC; via the coding sequence ATGCCAACAGTAATTCTTACTGAAGCAGCAGCATACGAAGTTAAAAGTATGCTTGAAAGCAATGATATGCCAGACGGCTATTTAAAAATTAAAGTAAACGGAGGCGGTTGTACCGGTTTAACTTATGGTATGACAGCTGAAGAAGAACCAGGGGAAAATGATGAAGTTATCGAGTATTATGGTTTAAAAGTACTTGTTGATAATTACGATAAACCTGTATTAGAAGGAACTACAATAGACTTCAAACAATCATTGATGGGCGGAGGCTTCCAAATCGATAATCCAAATGCGATTGCATCATGTGGTTGCGGAAGTTCATTCCGTACTGCTAAAGTTGCCGGCAACCCTGAAGATTGTTAA
- a CDS encoding Na+/H+ antiporter subunit G1 has product MIDTIMISLSLFFVIVGALISALSALGILRLRDVYGRAHAAGKASTLGSMSLLLGVFLYFIGKDHYVNPQLIIGILFILLTGPLSSHLIIRAAYKIKTPYTKKTKLDEINEPQEEKPKAASK; this is encoded by the coding sequence ATGATCGACACGATAATGATTAGTCTCTCACTTTTCTTTGTTATCGTTGGTGCACTCATCAGTGCCCTTTCTGCGCTTGGTATTTTAAGATTACGAGATGTTTATGGACGCGCACATGCTGCGGGTAAAGCTTCTACACTAGGTTCAATGAGTTTATTGTTAGGTGTTTTCTTATACTTTATAGGAAAAGATCATTATGTAAATCCGCAGCTTATTATCGGTATCTTGTTCATTTTATTAACAGGACCTTTATCAAGCCACTTAATTATCAGAGCTGCATATAAAATCAAAACACCTTATACGAAGAAAACAAAATTGGATGAAATAAACGAACCACAAGAAGAAAAACCTAAAGCCGCAAGTAAATAA
- a CDS encoding YuzB family protein gives MNPIVEFCISNMAKGGDYVYNKLDQDPGVDVLEYGCLQNCGVCSSGLYALVNGDIVEGDSPDDLLQNIYKHIEETWIF, from the coding sequence ATGAATCCAATAGTAGAATTTTGCATTTCAAACATGGCAAAAGGCGGAGACTATGTGTACAACAAACTTGATCAAGACCCCGGTGTAGACGTCTTAGAATATGGATGCCTGCAAAATTGCGGTGTTTGTTCAAGCGGCTTGTATGCACTTGTCAACGGTGATATTGTTGAAGGTGATTCGCCAGACGATTTATTGCAAAATATTTATAAGCATATAGAGGAAACTTGGATTTTCTAG